One segment of Streptomyces roseifaciens DNA contains the following:
- a CDS encoding glycosyltransferase family 2 protein — MFSSPFLLAFPFFLLACFLLYWAGARHAYLRRPEAENGDPGAFDWHFFVPCRDEEAVVGTTVERLRTDHPRAHVWVIDDDSDDRTGAIVAGLAETDRRVHLVSRVRPEARQGKGAALNAAYDELNQFLSKDTDRERVVVCVIDADGQLDPYALERVSGPAGFGDPETGGVQVSVRMRNAGDPRPLPDRGRARNAFARLLVRMQDMEFSVSNAGMQLLRGRTGSVGLGGNGQFTRLAALDRIAAAERRPWQRGALLEDYELGLHMILNGDRISHIADTWVSQEGLPHARRFLTQRTRWAQGNLQCVRYAPRIVSSRHYGGKGVLETLYTFLQPVAHLVTLALCAVMFALLGLTAAQDGVGEAFGGMLALWPLVLGLAVVSVLPFVLWGPVYRRDRASDRSLLSALLWGLALWLYAYHLFPASARGFVRMLRGRNGWAKTRRNAEVVTSGPVAIES; from the coding sequence GTGTTCTCCAGCCCCTTCCTCCTCGCCTTCCCCTTCTTCCTCCTCGCCTGCTTCCTCCTCTACTGGGCCGGCGCCCGCCACGCCTACCTCCGCCGCCCCGAGGCGGAGAACGGCGACCCCGGCGCCTTCGACTGGCACTTCTTCGTCCCGTGCCGGGACGAGGAAGCAGTCGTCGGCACCACGGTGGAACGCCTGCGCACCGACCACCCGCGCGCTCACGTGTGGGTCATCGACGACGACAGCGACGACCGCACCGGCGCCATCGTCGCCGGGCTCGCCGAGACCGACCGCCGCGTGCACCTGGTCAGCCGTGTGCGCCCCGAAGCCCGCCAGGGCAAGGGCGCCGCGCTCAACGCCGCCTACGACGAGCTGAACCAGTTCCTGTCCAAGGACACCGACCGCGAGCGCGTCGTCGTCTGCGTCATCGACGCCGACGGCCAGCTCGACCCGTACGCGCTGGAGCGCGTCAGCGGCCCGGCCGGCTTCGGCGACCCGGAGACCGGCGGCGTGCAGGTCAGCGTCCGCATGCGCAACGCCGGGGACCCGCGCCCGCTGCCGGACCGCGGCCGCGCCCGCAACGCCTTCGCCCGCCTCCTCGTCCGCATGCAGGACATGGAGTTCTCCGTCTCCAACGCCGGCATGCAGCTGCTGCGCGGCCGCACCGGCTCGGTGGGCCTCGGCGGCAACGGCCAGTTCACCCGGCTCGCCGCCCTGGACCGCATCGCCGCCGCCGAGCGCCGCCCCTGGCAGCGCGGCGCGCTGCTGGAGGACTACGAGCTGGGCCTGCACATGATCCTCAACGGCGACCGGATATCCCACATAGCCGACACCTGGGTCTCCCAGGAGGGCCTCCCGCACGCCCGCCGGTTCCTCACCCAGCGCACCCGCTGGGCCCAGGGCAACCTGCAGTGCGTCCGCTACGCGCCGCGCATCGTCTCCTCGCGCCACTACGGCGGCAAGGGCGTCCTGGAGACGCTCTACACCTTCCTGCAGCCGGTCGCCCACCTGGTGACCCTGGCGCTGTGCGCCGTCATGTTCGCCCTGCTGGGCCTGACCGCCGCGCAGGACGGCGTCGGCGAGGCGTTCGGCGGCATGCTCGCGCTGTGGCCGCTGGTGCTGGGCCTGGCCGTCGTCTCGGTGCTGCCGTTCGTGCTGTGGGGCCCGGTCTACCGCCGCGACCGCGCGTCCGACCGTTCGCTGCTGTCCGCCCTGCTGTGGGGGCTCGCCCTGTGGCTGTACGCGTACCACCTCTTCCCGGCGTCCGCGCGCGGCTTCGTCCGCATGCTGCGCGGCCGCAACGGCTGGGCGAAGACGCGGCGCAACGCGGAGGTGGTCACGTCGGGCCCGGTCGCGATCGAGAGCTGA
- a CDS encoding valine--tRNA ligase: MTDNTQRPDSGHADRTPDLPTQYAPADVEGPLYERWVERGYFEADAKSEKEPYTIVIPPPNVTGSLHLGHAFEHTLIDALTRRKRMQGFEVLWQPGMDHAGIATQNVVERELAKEGKSRHDLGREAFVERVWQWKAESGGQISGQMRRLGDGVAWSRERFTMDEGLSKAVQTIFKKLYDDELIYRAERIINWCPRCLTAISDIEVEYQEDDGELVSIKYGEGDSSIVVATTRAETMLGDTAVAVHPEDERYKHLVGTEIELPLTGRRIPVVADEHVDPEFGTGAVKVTPAHDPNDFEIGRRHDLPSLTVLDEHGIITAHGPFQGLDRFEARSAIVGALRAESRIVAEKRPYTHSVGHCSRCKTTIEPRLSMQWWVRTAPLAAAASDAVRKGDVKIHPQEMESRYFGWVDNLHDWCISRQLWWGHRIPVWYGPDGEMVCVGPDEQPPAGEGWHQETDVLDTWFSSGLWPFSTLGWPEKTESVEKFYPNSVLVTGYDILFFWVVRMMMFGLYAMDGTPPFHTIALHGMVRDQFGKKMSKSFGNAVNPLDWMDKYGSDAVRFTLARGANPGVDVPIGEDWVQGSRNFANKIWNATRFAMMNGATVEGDLPPAEQMSATDRWILSRLNAVVAEVDALYDDYQFAKLSDALFHFAWDEVFDWYVELSKTTFQKGGAEAEVSRRVLGEVLDVTLKLLHPVVPFVTETLWTTLTGKESVVIADWPKDSGFRDAAAEQEIATVQQVVTEVRRFRSDQGLQPGQKVPARLDLTGTALAAHEDAMRSLLRLQPAGEGFAATASLPVAGATVALDLSGTIDVEAERKRLTKALAAAEKDKAQSTAKLGNEAFLAKAAEAAVEKIRKRLETADADIERISLQLAGLPKG, encoded by the coding sequence GTGACCGACAACACTCAGCGCCCCGACAGCGGGCACGCCGACCGCACCCCTGACCTGCCGACCCAGTACGCGCCGGCCGACGTAGAGGGGCCGCTGTACGAGCGCTGGGTAGAGCGGGGCTACTTCGAGGCGGATGCCAAGAGTGAGAAGGAGCCCTACACGATCGTCATTCCGCCGCCGAACGTCACCGGTTCCCTCCACCTGGGCCACGCCTTCGAGCACACGCTGATCGACGCCCTCACGCGCCGCAAGCGCATGCAGGGCTTCGAGGTCCTGTGGCAGCCCGGCATGGACCACGCGGGCATCGCCACGCAGAACGTGGTCGAGCGCGAGCTGGCCAAGGAGGGCAAGTCCCGCCACGACCTCGGGCGCGAGGCGTTCGTCGAGCGCGTGTGGCAGTGGAAGGCCGAGTCCGGCGGTCAGATCTCCGGGCAGATGCGCCGTCTGGGTGATGGCGTCGCGTGGTCGCGCGAGCGCTTCACCATGGACGAGGGCCTGTCCAAGGCCGTCCAGACGATCTTCAAGAAGCTCTACGACGACGAGCTGATCTACCGCGCCGAGCGCATCATCAACTGGTGCCCGCGCTGCCTCACGGCCATCTCGGACATCGAGGTGGAGTACCAGGAGGACGACGGCGAGCTCGTCTCGATCAAGTACGGCGAGGGAGACTCCTCCATCGTCGTCGCCACCACCCGCGCCGAGACGATGCTCGGTGACACCGCCGTCGCCGTCCACCCCGAGGACGAGCGCTACAAGCACCTCGTCGGCACCGAGATCGAGCTGCCGCTGACCGGCCGCCGCATCCCGGTCGTCGCCGACGAGCACGTCGACCCCGAGTTCGGCACGGGTGCCGTCAAGGTCACCCCCGCCCACGACCCGAACGACTTCGAGATCGGCCGCCGGCACGACCTGCCGAGCCTCACCGTTCTGGACGAGCACGGGATCATCACGGCCCACGGTCCGTTCCAGGGGCTCGACCGCTTCGAGGCCCGCTCCGCGATCGTCGGCGCCCTGCGCGCCGAGAGCCGGATCGTCGCCGAGAAGCGCCCGTACACCCACTCCGTGGGCCACTGCTCGCGCTGCAAGACGACCATCGAGCCGCGCCTGTCCATGCAGTGGTGGGTCCGGACCGCGCCGCTGGCCGCGGCCGCGAGCGACGCCGTCCGCAAGGGCGACGTGAAGATCCACCCGCAGGAGATGGAGTCCCGCTACTTCGGCTGGGTCGACAACCTCCACGACTGGTGCATCTCGCGCCAGCTGTGGTGGGGCCACCGCATCCCGGTCTGGTACGGCCCGGACGGCGAGATGGTCTGCGTCGGCCCGGACGAGCAGCCGCCGGCCGGCGAGGGCTGGCACCAGGAGACCGACGTCCTCGACACCTGGTTCTCCTCGGGCCTGTGGCCGTTCTCCACCCTCGGCTGGCCCGAGAAGACCGAGAGCGTCGAGAAGTTCTACCCGAACTCCGTCCTCGTCACCGGCTACGACATCCTCTTCTTCTGGGTCGTCCGGATGATGATGTTCGGCCTGTACGCGATGGACGGCACCCCGCCGTTCCACACCATCGCCCTGCACGGCATGGTCCGCGACCAGTTCGGCAAGAAGATGTCGAAGTCCTTCGGCAACGCGGTCAACCCGCTCGACTGGATGGACAAGTACGGCTCCGACGCCGTCCGCTTCACCCTTGCCCGCGGCGCCAACCCCGGCGTCGACGTGCCGATCGGCGAGGACTGGGTCCAGGGCTCGCGCAACTTCGCGAACAAGATCTGGAACGCCACCCGGTTCGCGATGATGAACGGCGCCACGGTGGAGGGCGACCTGCCGCCCGCCGAGCAGATGTCGGCCACCGACCGCTGGATCCTCTCGCGCCTCAACGCCGTCGTCGCCGAGGTGGACGCGCTCTACGACGACTACCAGTTCGCGAAGCTCTCCGACGCGCTGTTCCACTTCGCGTGGGACGAGGTCTTCGACTGGTACGTCGAGCTGTCCAAGACCACCTTCCAGAAGGGCGGCGCCGAGGCCGAGGTCTCGCGCCGCGTCCTGGGCGAGGTCCTCGACGTCACCCTCAAGCTCCTGCACCCGGTCGTGCCCTTCGTCACCGAGACGCTGTGGACCACGCTCACCGGCAAGGAGTCCGTCGTCATCGCCGACTGGCCCAAGGACAGCGGCTTCCGTGACGCGGCCGCCGAGCAGGAGATCGCGACCGTCCAGCAGGTCGTCACCGAGGTCCGCCGCTTCCGCTCCGACCAGGGCCTGCAGCCGGGCCAGAAGGTCCCGGCCCGGCTGGACCTGACCGGCACGGCGCTCGCGGCCCACGAGGACGCGATGCGTTCGCTGCTGCGCCTGCAGCCGGCCGGCGAGGGCTTCGCCGCCACCGCCTCGCTGCCCGTCGCCGGTGCCACCGTCGCCCTCGACCTGTCCGGCACGATCGACGTCGAGGCCGAGCGCAAGCGCCTGACCAAGGCGCTGGCCGCGGCCGAGAAGGACAAGGCGCAGTCCACGGCCAAGCTCGGCAACGAGGCGTTCCTGGCCAAGGCCGCGGAGGCCGCCGTGGAGAAGATCCGCAAGCGGCTGGAGACGGCCGATGCCGACATCGAGCGGATCAGCTTGCAGCTGGCGGGTCTGCCCAAGGGCTGA
- a CDS encoding DUF4232 domain-containing protein — MRTARITATGLALAATLLVGTAAATTAQAQAAEPAATSIPACSLSNTKVTVQNVSRPINHQLLTATNTSSQPCFAYAHPHLAFDAAQHVVPVVEDSIPQAVVTLEPGQSAYAGINLSAADGSGTDGRTASVLRVSFDEGDGTQSRARTVKLPKDTWVDSKAAVTYWQSDVESALMW, encoded by the coding sequence ATGCGTACCGCCCGCATCACCGCCACCGGCCTCGCCCTCGCAGCCACGCTGCTCGTCGGCACCGCCGCCGCCACGACTGCTCAGGCGCAGGCCGCGGAACCGGCGGCGACGTCCATCCCGGCCTGCTCCTTGAGCAACACCAAGGTCACGGTCCAGAACGTGTCCCGCCCGATCAACCACCAGCTGCTGACGGCCACCAACACCAGCTCCCAGCCGTGCTTCGCCTATGCCCACCCGCACCTCGCTTTCGACGCCGCGCAGCACGTGGTGCCGGTCGTGGAGGACTCCATCCCGCAGGCCGTCGTCACGTTGGAGCCCGGCCAGTCCGCGTACGCGGGCATCAACCTGTCCGCCGCCGACGGCTCCGGCACGGACGGGCGCACCGCGAGCGTCCTGCGGGTGAGCTTCGACGAGGGCGACGGCACGCAGAGCCGGGCGCGCACGGTGAAGCTCCCCAAGGACACGTGGGTCGACAGCAAGGCGGCGGTGACGTACTGGCAGAGCGACGTCGAAAGCGCCCTGATGTGGTGA
- a CDS encoding GntR family transcriptional regulator, with protein MVEFAPDIPRWRQVAEVIRQRIKDGTYPPRSRVPSINQLTEEFGIAAMTAHKVHRGLREEGLIYTEPGLGSYVSPQPQDG; from the coding sequence GTGGTCGAATTCGCTCCTGACATCCCGCGCTGGCGCCAAGTGGCCGAAGTGATCCGGCAACGCATCAAGGACGGCACGTACCCGCCCCGCTCGCGCGTTCCGTCAATCAACCAACTCACCGAAGAGTTCGGCATCGCGGCCATGACGGCCCACAAGGTCCACCGTGGACTGCGCGAGGAGGGGCTCATCTACACGGAACCGGGCTTGGGCTCGTACGTCTCCCCGCAGCCGCAGGACGGCTGA
- a CDS encoding ACT domain-containing protein: MAGERDLTKLLGGMRPVLNGGRYVYGTVEGEAPAGVAPVVTVREPEGLTVVVRQEEADAAGLAYEYVAGWITLQVHSALEAVGLTAAVAQALAQADLSCNVVAGFHHDHLFVPYERAEEAVSLLEALAEGAGE, from the coding sequence ATGGCAGGAGAACGCGATCTGACGAAGCTGCTGGGCGGTATGCGGCCCGTGCTCAACGGCGGGCGGTACGTGTACGGGACGGTGGAGGGGGAGGCCCCGGCGGGTGTGGCCCCCGTCGTGACGGTGAGGGAACCGGAAGGCCTCACCGTGGTCGTACGGCAGGAGGAGGCCGACGCGGCCGGCCTGGCGTACGAGTACGTGGCGGGCTGGATCACGCTGCAGGTCCATTCGGCGCTGGAGGCGGTAGGCCTCACGGCAGCAGTCGCCCAGGCCCTCGCCCAGGCCGACCTCAGCTGCAACGTCGTGGCGGGCTTCCACCACGACCACCTCTTCGTCCCGTACGAGCGGGCGGAGGAGGCGGTGAGCCTGCTGGAGGCGCTGGCGGAGGGGGCGGGGGAGTAG